A portion of the Fusobacterium nucleatum genome contains these proteins:
- a CDS encoding DMT family transporter, protein MKLKNKGIIFGLSSAIFWSFNTIILSILLQGKNIYFLPLFFAFLHDFFSSIYLYINLIRLKYKVKFFLKTVNKKSLLVMIGAAVLGGPLGMASYLMSTKYIGPSYSASISILYPVLGALIAKFLFHENLNRYRVLSICLSTIGLLTLCLTFDNIELYPDYKIGFLFSITCILGWALEGNIASYFMKSENIPSEVAIFIRQTSSSIFYLFFVIPWFFKVELIQELLSKNTIILLLLASFLGSISYLLWYGAIDILGGAIGMLLNSTYVIWVVLIDILILGTTLNSRVIIAFIAIFFSIIILTKENRGKE, encoded by the coding sequence ATGAAATTAAAAAATAAAGGAATTATCTTTGGATTATCATCAGCTATTTTTTGGTCATTTAATACAATTATTCTATCTATTTTATTACAGGGAAAGAATATTTATTTTTTACCATTATTTTTTGCATTTTTACATGATTTCTTTTCTTCTATTTATTTATATATAAATTTAATAAGATTAAAATATAAAGTAAAATTTTTTCTAAAAACTGTTAATAAAAAATCATTATTAGTTATGATAGGGGCAGCAGTTTTAGGTGGACCTTTAGGAATGGCCAGTTATCTAATGAGTACAAAATACATTGGTCCTTCTTATTCTGCTTCAATTTCGATACTTTATCCAGTTTTAGGAGCACTAATAGCAAAATTTTTATTTCATGAAAATTTAAATAGGTATAGAGTACTTTCAATCTGTCTTAGTACAATTGGACTACTTACTTTATGTTTAACATTTGATAATATTGAACTTTATCCTGATTATAAAATAGGTTTTCTTTTTTCTATAACTTGTATTTTAGGATGGGCTTTGGAGGGAAATATTGCTTCTTATTTTATGAAATCAGAAAATATTCCTTCTGAAGTGGCTATTTTTATCCGTCAAACAAGTTCTTCTATTTTCTACTTATTCTTTGTAATTCCTTGGTTTTTTAAAGTGGAATTAATTCAAGAATTATTATCTAAAAATACAATAATATTGTTATTGTTAGCTTCTTTTTTAGGTTCAATTTCTTATTTACTTTGGTATGGTGCAATTGATATTTTAGGTGGAGCAATTGGAATGCTTTTAAATAGTACTTATGTAATTTGGGTTGTTTTAATAGATATTTTGATTTTAGGAACAACATTAAATAGTAGAGTTATAATCGCTTTTATTGCAATATTTTTCTCTATTATTATATTGACAAAAGAAAATAGAGGTAAAGAATGA
- a CDS encoding dTDP-glucose 4,6-dehydratase: protein MKTYLITGAAGFIGANFLKYILKKHKDIKVIVVDSLTYAGNLGTIKEELKDSRVKFEKVDIRDRKEIERVFSENKVDYVVNFAAESHVDRSIENPQIFLETNILGTQNLLDNAKKAWTVSKDENGYPIYREDIKYLQVSTDEVYGSLSKDYDEPIELVIDDEDVKKVIKNRKNLKTYGNNFFTEESPVDPRSPYSASKTGADHIVIAYGETYKLPINITRCSNNYGPYHFPEKLIPLMIKNILEGKKLPVYGKGDNIRDWLYVKDHCKGIDLVLREAKSGEIYNIGGFNEEKNINIVKLVIDVLKEEITNNDEYKKVLKTDISNINYDLITYVQDRLGHDMRYAINPSRIAKDLGWYPETDFETGIRKTVKWYLENQDWVNEVVSGDYQKYYERMYGNR from the coding sequence ATGAAAACATATCTAATAACAGGAGCAGCAGGCTTTATAGGAGCAAATTTTTTAAAATATATCTTAAAGAAACATAAGGATATAAAAGTTATTGTTGTAGATTCTTTAACTTATGCTGGGAATTTAGGAACAATAAAAGAAGAATTAAAAGATAGTAGAGTTAAATTTGAAAAGGTTGATATTAGAGATAGAAAAGAAATAGAAAGAGTATTCTCTGAAAATAAAGTAGATTATGTTGTTAACTTTGCAGCAGAATCACATGTGGATAGATCTATTGAAAATCCACAAATATTCTTAGAAACAAATATATTAGGAACTCAAAACCTATTAGACAATGCTAAAAAGGCTTGGACTGTATCAAAAGATGAAAATGGCTATCCAATATATAGAGAAGATATAAAATATCTTCAGGTATCAACTGATGAAGTTTATGGAAGTTTATCAAAAGACTATGATGAGCCAATAGAACTTGTAATTGATGATGAAGATGTAAAAAAAGTTATTAAGAACAGAAAAAATTTAAAAACTTATGGAAATAATTTCTTTACAGAAGAAAGTCCAGTAGATCCAAGAAGTCCTTACTCAGCTTCTAAAACAGGGGCAGATCATATAGTTATAGCTTATGGAGAAACATATAAGTTACCAATTAATATAACAAGATGTTCAAATAACTATGGACCTTATCATTTTCCAGAAAAATTAATACCTTTAATGATAAAAAATATCTTAGAAGGTAAAAAGCTTCCAGTTTATGGAAAGGGGGATAATATAAGAGATTGGTTATATGTTAAAGACCATTGTAAAGGAATAGATTTAGTCTTGAGAGAAGCAAAATCAGGAGAAATATATAATATTGGTGGTTTCAATGAAGAAAAAAATATAAATATAGTTAAATTAGTAATAGATGTATTAAAAGAAGAAATTACTAACAATGATGAGTATAAAAAAGTCTTAAAAACAGATATATCAAATATTAATTATGATTTAATAACTTATGTTCAAGATAGATTAGGACATGATATGAGATATGCAATTAATCCAAGTAGGATAGCAAAAGACTTAGGTTGGTATCCAGAAACAGACTTTGAAACAGGAATAAGGAAAACAGTTAAGTGGTATTTAGAAAATCAAGACTGGGTGAATGAAGTAGTCTCAGGTGATTATCAAAAATACTATGAAAGAATGTATGGAAATAGATAA
- a CDS encoding toxin RelE, with protein sequence MEIRYKNKRIRDICENEKKAIKKYNKIIAEKLIFSIEFLKNSKSLKDVADYNNFRLHELKYERKGQFAIDLGKTTGYRLIIEPVTVNKENEIISYESINIVEIMEVSNHYE encoded by the coding sequence ATGGAAATTAGATATAAAAATAAGAGAATTCGTGATATTTGCGAAAATGAGAAAAAAGCAATAAAAAAGTATAATAAAATTATTGCTGAAAAACTAATTTTCTCTATTGAATTTTTAAAGAACTCTAAGTCTTTAAAAGATGTTGCAGATTATAATAACTTTAGGCTTCATGAACTAAAATATGAAAGAAAAGGGCAATTTGCAATAGATTTAGGGAAAACAACAGGATACAGACTAATTATAGAACCTGTTACTGTCAACAAAGAAAATGAAATAATATCTTATGAAAGTATAAATATTGTTGAAATAATGGAGGTGTCAAATCATTATGAATAA
- a CDS encoding helix-turn-helix transcriptional regulator, translated as MNKLVFKSKDNEMIFHPGYLIKNIMDEEGKDIKGMVQLLGLTEKEITALINAEISITDDMIDRIVKNYGTSKELWKNFQNKYDLKMKELEENPMIFNFERENEISSDIANNILNSVSERLIIA; from the coding sequence ATGAATAAGTTAGTTTTTAAATCAAAAGATAACGAGATGATTTTTCACCCAGGATATTTAATCAAAAATATAATGGATGAAGAAGGGAAAGATATAAAAGGAATGGTACAGCTATTAGGTTTAACAGAAAAAGAAATCACAGCTCTCATAAATGCTGAAATAAGTATAACAGATGATATGATAGATAGGATTGTCAAAAATTATGGAACATCAAAAGAATTATGGAAAAATTTTCAAAATAAATATGATTTAAAAATGAAAGAACTTGAAGAAAATCCTATGATTTTTAATTTTGAAAGAGAAAATGAAATTAGTTCAGACATAGCAAATAATATATTGAATAGTGTTTCTGAAAGGCTAATCATAGCATAA
- a CDS encoding winged helix-turn-helix transcriptional regulator, which yields MNKKVLQVLYKFPKITQRQISKKLDISLGKVNSIIKFLEKEGYILEKESRNEEYKISIKGIDFLENYYKETHPEKAIILAAGESNFFEIPNALIEIDNEKIIERSINLLLKKKIKKIYIVCGYKAELFSYLETKYPQVQIICNNDYQKKGSFYSLLTLKDVCQEDIILLDSDIIYEEKALDYILETDKTNAILVSAEKGYKNESFIEEKNGKLWNISKDLRELANYSGEMLGVSKLSKNLLKDIYSLSVENDKFSYEYAIRECGIKNEIYTIHIDYLLWGEISNDENYEQVKEYLYPSIKKIENISTVEFIKNYLKKELNIKDEDIDKIEPLGGMTNHNFKVELNGEKYVFRLPGEGCSCFVNRKNENYNVQLIQNLKIDAEIMHFNENSGVKIAKYIDRAETLNPITALKYKNKVATILKNLHNSNLVFGNQFDVFKEIIKYESEIEKLTSRKYSDYKVVRKKVFDLKEILKKIGIHLVPCHNDTVPENFIISNGKIHLIDWEYSGMNEVEWDIGAFCLECNFSKQETKEFIDIYFEGKPTKKNKVKVLIYQICQDFLWSLWTILKEENGENFGDYGKNRYYRAIQLLEELENEIKK from the coding sequence ATGAACAAAAAAGTTTTACAGGTCTTATATAAATTCCCAAAAATCACCCAAAGACAAATTTCTAAAAAATTAGATATATCTTTAGGAAAAGTAAACAGTATTATTAAATTTTTAGAAAAAGAAGGTTATATTTTAGAAAAAGAAAGTAGAAATGAAGAATATAAGATTTCAATAAAAGGAATTGATTTTTTAGAGAATTACTATAAAGAAACTCATCCTGAAAAAGCAATAATCTTAGCAGCTGGAGAATCAAATTTTTTTGAAATTCCAAATGCTTTAATTGAAATTGACAATGAAAAAATAATAGAAAGAAGTATAAATTTGCTATTAAAGAAAAAAATAAAAAAAATTTATATCGTTTGTGGATATAAAGCAGAGTTATTTTCGTATTTAGAAACAAAATATCCTCAGGTACAAATAATTTGTAATAATGATTATCAAAAAAAAGGAAGTTTTTATTCATTATTAACTCTGAAAGATGTATGTCAAGAAGATATCATTCTTTTAGATAGCGATATCATATATGAGGAAAAAGCACTTGACTATATTTTAGAAACTGATAAAACAAATGCTATATTAGTTAGTGCTGAAAAAGGCTACAAAAATGAAAGTTTCATAGAAGAAAAAAATGGGAAACTTTGGAATATTTCAAAAGATCTTAGAGAATTGGCAAATTATAGTGGAGAAATGTTAGGAGTTTCAAAATTATCTAAAAATTTACTTAAAGATATTTATTCTCTTTCAGTAGAAAATGATAAATTTTCCTATGAGTATGCAATTAGAGAATGTGGAATAAAAAATGAAATTTATACTATTCATATTGATTATTTATTATGGGGAGAAATTTCAAATGATGAAAATTATGAACAAGTAAAAGAATATTTATACCCATCTATTAAAAAAATTGAAAATATTAGTACAGTAGAATTTATCAAAAATTATTTAAAAAAAGAATTAAATATAAAAGATGAAGATATAGATAAAATAGAGCCACTAGGTGGAATGACAAATCATAATTTTAAAGTGGAGTTAAATGGAGAAAAGTATGTATTTAGACTTCCTGGAGAAGGATGTTCTTGTTTTGTTAATAGAAAAAATGAAAATTATAATGTTCAGCTTATTCAAAATTTAAAGATTGATGCTGAAATTATGCACTTTAATGAAAATTCTGGTGTAAAAATTGCAAAGTATATAGATAGAGCAGAAACATTAAATCCTATAACAGCATTAAAATATAAAAATAAAGTAGCTACTATACTAAAAAATTTACATAATAGTAATCTAGTTTTTGGAAATCAATTTGATGTTTTTAAAGAAATTATAAAATATGAGTCAGAAATTGAAAAATTAACATCTAGAAAATATTCAGATTATAAAGTAGTAAGAAAAAAAGTTTTTGATTTAAAGGAAATTTTAAAAAAAATAGGCATTCACTTAGTTCCTTGTCACAATGATACTGTTCCTGAAAATTTTATTATATCAAATGGAAAGATACATTTAATAGATTGGGAATACTCTGGTATGAATGAGGTAGAATGGGATATAGGAGCATTTTGTTTAGAATGTAATTTTAGTAAGCAAGAAACTAAAGAATTTATTGATATATATTTTGAAGGAAAACCAACTAAAAAAAATAAAGTGAAAGTACTTATATATCAAATATGTCAAGATTTTCTTTGGAGTTTATGGACAATATTAAAAGAAGAAAATGGAGAAAATTTTGGAGATTATGGGAAAAATAGATACTATAGAGCAATACAGCTATTGGAGGAGTTAGAAAATGAAATTAAAAAATAA
- a CDS encoding ABC transporter ATP-binding protein, translated as MRNLLKSVLFLIILTLSFYYYEEKLFKEHDIILDYTYYKLPKDSIDLLFVGSSHSYSTFNTRIFDHYLKSSSLNLGTSSQSLPISYSVILEVLKKQRPKVIIMEVFPIQREVTEPSLRIQLDVMNFSINKLRLIKNSLPISEWGNHFIKTTYYHSRWKEFNDLRKEQNEIIESQKIRLKYKGFYSFDFMTNLLTYEIYEEEWNKKLPHSFSIQKKYLILLENLFNICQKEDIKIILVSPPVIGEYDTLSILHNLSLKDLMLKYNIDSIDFNDGRKKYEKICFRDNGHISLAGADEVSFEIADYLKKNYPILLNTKNYNKYEKLDRSPEYYFYSENIENDNIFKIFNLKLELEKGVIINALKIYKKSNDSFDLFFEIDENKSSDKIYQIALDKNEININLDNIQLNFITIKDDKNEYPKYYIRQIKNKKYIYKKNIKIPENSKYFF; from the coding sequence ATGAGAAATTTATTAAAATCTGTATTATTTTTGATTATTTTAACTTTATCTTTTTACTATTATGAAGAGAAACTATTTAAAGAACATGACATTATACTTGATTATACCTACTATAAACTTCCTAAAGATAGTATTGATTTGTTATTTGTTGGAAGTTCTCATTCATATTCTACTTTTAATACAAGAATCTTTGATCATTATTTAAAATCTAGTTCACTAAATCTAGGAACTAGTAGCCAGTCATTGCCAATTTCATACTCTGTTATTTTAGAAGTATTAAAAAAACAGAGGCCTAAAGTAATAATAATGGAAGTTTTTCCAATTCAAAGAGAGGTTACAGAGCCTTCTCTTAGGATTCAACTTGATGTTATGAATTTTTCTATAAATAAATTAAGACTTATTAAAAATTCTTTACCTATTTCAGAGTGGGGAAACCACTTCATAAAGACCACTTATTATCATAGTAGGTGGAAAGAATTTAATGATTTAAGAAAAGAACAAAATGAAATTATCGAAAGTCAGAAAATTAGACTTAAATATAAAGGATTTTATAGTTTTGATTTTATGACAAATCTTCTTACTTATGAAATATATGAAGAAGAATGGAATAAAAAATTACCTCATTCTTTTTCTATACAAAAAAAATATTTAATCTTATTAGAAAATTTATTTAACATTTGCCAAAAAGAAGATATTAAAATTATTTTAGTTTCGCCACCAGTTATAGGAGAATATGATACTTTGAGTATCTTACATAACTTATCTTTAAAAGATTTAATGCTAAAATATAATATTGACAGTATTGATTTTAATGATGGTAGGAAAAAATATGAAAAAATTTGTTTTCGAGATAATGGACACATTTCTCTTGCTGGAGCTGATGAAGTTTCTTTTGAAATAGCAGATTATTTAAAAAAAAATTATCCAATTTTATTAAATACTAAAAATTATAACAAGTATGAAAAATTAGATAGAAGTCCAGAATATTATTTCTATTCTGAAAATATAGAAAATGATAATATTTTTAAAATATTTAATTTAAAATTAGAACTAGAAAAAGGTGTTATTATTAATGCTCTAAAAATATATAAGAAATCTAATGATAGTTTTGATTTATTTTTTGAAATAGATGAAAATAAAAGTAGTGATAAAATATATCAAATTGCATTAGATAAAAATGAAATTAATATTAATTTAGATAATATCCAACTAAATTTTATAACAATAAAAGATGATAAAAATGAATATCCAAAATACTATATAAGACAAATTAAAAATAAAAAGTATATTTACAAAAAAAATATAAAAATTCCAGAAAATTCAAAATACTTTTTTTAG
- a CDS encoding NTP transferase domain-containing protein, with protein sequence MKRNAIILAAGTSSRFVPISFEIPKSLLKVNGEILIERQIKQLQEARIFDITIVVGYKKEMFYYLKDKYNVSIVDNGDYYIYNNTSSLMKVLDKLENTYICSSDNYFTKNVFLENEVQAYYSAIYKSGKTDEYCIQYDKENFITGVVIGGENSYIMMGHVYFDKNFSDSFKKILKSEYESEETRKKLWEQVYIKYISTLKMKIKKYDEGVIFEFDSLEELRKFEPGFLSNTKIMKEITGYLHCDENELSNFLLEENKENNFSFSFIFQNKKYMYSLKIKEKEYSIELHSS encoded by the coding sequence ATGAAAAGAAATGCAATTATTTTAGCAGCAGGAACTTCTTCGAGATTTGTACCTATTTCTTTTGAAATACCAAAATCTTTACTAAAAGTCAATGGTGAGATTCTAATTGAAAGACAAATTAAACAACTTCAAGAAGCAAGAATTTTTGATATAACAATAGTAGTTGGCTACAAGAAAGAGATGTTTTACTATTTAAAAGATAAGTATAATGTTTCAATAGTTGATAATGGAGATTATTATATCTATAATAACACTTCTTCTTTGATGAAAGTTTTAGATAAACTTGAAAATACTTATATTTGTTCTTCAGATAATTATTTTACTAAAAATGTATTTTTGGAGAATGAAGTTCAAGCATATTATTCAGCAATATATAAAAGTGGAAAAACTGATGAATATTGTATTCAATATGATAAAGAAAACTTTATTACAGGAGTTGTAATTGGTGGGGAAAATTCATATATCATGATGGGACATGTGTATTTTGATAAAAATTTTTCAGATTCTTTTAAAAAAATACTGAAAAGTGAATATGAGAGTGAAGAAACCAGAAAAAAATTATGGGAGCAAGTTTATATTAAATATATCTCTACTTTAAAAATGAAAATAAAAAAATACGATGAAGGAGTTATATTTGAATTTGATTCTTTAGAAGAATTAAGAAAATTTGAACCAGGCTTTTTATCAAATACTAAAATTATGAAAGAAATTACAGGATATCTTCATTGTGATGAAAATGAATTATCTAATTTTTTACTTGAAGAAAATAAAGAAAATAACTTTTCTTTCTCTTTTATTTTTCAAAATAAAAAATATATGTATTCTTTAAAAATAAAAGAAAAAGAATATTCTATTGAATTACATAGTTCTTAA
- a CDS encoding YebC/PmpR family DNA-binding transcriptional regulator translates to MSGHSKWNNIQHRKGAQDKKRAKLFTKFGRELTIAAKEGGGDPNFNPRLRLAIEKAKAGNMPKDILERAIKKGSGELEGVDFTEMRYEGYGPAGTAFIVEAVTDNKNRTASEMRMTFTRKDGNLGADGAVSWMFKKKGVITVKAEGIDADEFMMAALEAGAEDVTEDDGYFEVTTEYTEFQTVLENLKNAGYQYEEAEISMIPENTVEITDLETAKKVMALYDALEDLDDSQNVYSNFDIPDEILEQLD, encoded by the coding sequence GTGTCTGGACATAGTAAATGGAATAATATACAACATAGAAAAGGAGCTCAAGATAAAAAAAGAGCTAAACTATTCACAAAATTTGGAAGAGAATTAACAATAGCGGCTAAGGAAGGTGGAGGAGATCCAAACTTCAACCCAAGACTTAGACTTGCAATAGAAAAAGCAAAAGCTGGAAATATGCCAAAAGATATCTTAGAAAGAGCAATAAAAAAAGGTTCTGGAGAATTAGAGGGTGTAGATTTTACAGAAATGAGATATGAAGGTTATGGACCTGCTGGAACAGCCTTTATAGTTGAAGCAGTAACTGATAATAAAAATAGAACAGCTTCAGAAATGAGAATGACTTTCACTCGTAAAGATGGAAATCTTGGAGCAGATGGAGCAGTATCTTGGATGTTTAAGAAAAAAGGAGTAATAACTGTAAAAGCAGAAGGAATAGATGCTGATGAATTTATGATGGCTGCATTGGAAGCAGGAGCAGAGGATGTTACAGAAGATGATGGATATTTTGAAGTAACTACTGAATATACAGAATTTCAAACTGTTCTTGAAAATTTAAAGAATGCAGGTTATCAATATGAAGAAGCAGAAATCAGTATGATACCTGAAAATACAGTTGAAATAACAGATTTAGAAACTGCTAAAAAAGTTATGGCACTTTATGATGCTTTAGAAGATTTAGATGACTCACAAAATGTTTACTCTAACTTTGATATCCCAGATGAGATATTAGAACAATTAGATTAA
- a CDS encoding helix-turn-helix domain-containing protein, with the protein MKKKELEYFINNMLINKEDVLLSVRDYIEYCKETKEENWSEKKREIIIKILFNFYNTIKDFDFPVTNSKNWYYEYFWNRDGISLELMYCDELTLDDKGEIDSTSSSNSIIIAEEKCLYLSVEEYAKVYDVKPTTVRQWIRRGKIRNAKKIGRDWLISELADKPQKGYTDVSYFINYLSNEILEKYPYLEKYERLSISKSNLENDKYEILLSSKKEKYPYERMYLNTIEREKLELMLISENEVYVDEPFFIMYIPEKRNKYCIKGGDIMLENKIETYEKSIKKILKNDLKIECDNYLENEDDFLIWNSNIYLKKRIFDDKGDYIDKKLLEIIGAKIIPANMDFNDETSFYSPLDYCDSVSGDMYFSYKAIGDDEGIKEEIVKELEMEEEEAYETSVLYVENVEVKESENLNTFLQAFDIVRKGLPVQYCKLAIFLLEWQKESKKVKVFLENGWKIRNIDSSSVVMYKKI; encoded by the coding sequence ATGAAAAAAAAAGAACTAGAGTATTTTATAAATAATATGCTTATAAACAAAGAAGATGTATTACTATCAGTAAGAGATTATATTGAATACTGTAAAGAAACAAAAGAGGAAAATTGGTCTGAGAAAAAAAGAGAGATTATTATTAAAATATTATTTAATTTTTATAATACAATAAAAGATTTTGATTTTCCAGTGACGAATTCAAAAAATTGGTATTATGAATATTTTTGGAATAGAGATGGTATAAGTTTAGAACTAATGTATTGTGATGAATTAACATTAGATGATAAAGGAGAAATAGATTCTACATCTTCTTCAAATTCTATAATTATTGCAGAAGAGAAGTGTTTATATCTATCAGTAGAAGAGTATGCAAAAGTATATGATGTAAAACCAACAACAGTACGTCAATGGATTCGAAGAGGAAAAATAAGAAATGCCAAAAAAATTGGAAGGGATTGGTTGATTTCAGAACTAGCAGATAAACCACAAAAGGGATATACTGATGTAAGTTATTTTATAAACTATTTATCCAATGAGATATTAGAAAAGTACCCTTATTTAGAAAAATATGAAAGGTTGAGTATTAGTAAGAGTAATTTAGAAAATGATAAATATGAAATATTGTTATCTTCTAAAAAAGAAAAATACCCTTATGAAAGAATGTATTTAAATACAATAGAAAGAGAAAAATTAGAACTGATGTTAATTTCAGAGAATGAAGTTTATGTTGATGAACCATTTTTTATTATGTATATTCCTGAAAAAAGAAACAAATATTGTATAAAGGGAGGAGATATTATGTTGGAAAATAAAATAGAAACATATGAAAAATCAATAAAAAAAATATTAAAAAATGATTTAAAAATAGAGTGTGATAACTATTTAGAAAATGAAGATGATTTTCTTATATGGAATTCAAATATATATTTAAAAAAGAGAATATTTGATGATAAAGGCGATTATATTGATAAAAAATTATTAGAAATAATAGGTGCTAAAATTATTCCAGCTAATATGGATTTTAATGATGAAACATCATTTTATTCCCCTTTGGATTATTGTGATAGTGTATCAGGAGATATGTATTTTTCATATAAGGCTATTGGAGATGATGAAGGAATAAAGGAAGAAATAGTTAAAGAATTGGAAATGGAAGAAGAAGAGGCTTATGAAACTTCTGTATTGTATGTAGAAAATGTAGAAGTAAAAGAAAGTGAAAATTTAAATACTTTTTTACAAGCATTTGATATAGTTAGAAAAGGGCTTCCAGTTCAATATTGTAAGTTAGCAATATTTCTTTTGGAATGGCAAAAAGAATCTAAAAAAGTAAAAGTTTTTTTAGAAAATGGGTGGAAGATAAGAAATATTGATAGTAGTTCTGTTGTTATGTATAAGAAAATATAG
- a CDS encoding AlbA family DNA-binding domain-containing protein, translating to MSLNNNEIGNIIEYLKQNNSETTWIEVKENKIEVDKLGETISAIANSCLLDDKDYGYIIIGIKDKTWEILGTSNRLSEYHLKGGQEVKLYISTMLLPRINFEFIDDYIIDNKKISIIKIPSATHTPISYKNEIYLRIGSNNKLAKEYPEQLRILWNKTSGFNYEETIVREKLTVEEVLNFLDYRTYFKMKGWDENKTSQQIIDEMELDGFIVKEENYKFYKVKALGALLLAHNLKDFNLERKAVRIVIYNGITKSSIREQLEGKKGYAIGFENIIKVLKKYLPQEQRPINGRMEVFEFYPQAIIRELIANAIIHQDLSMTGSEIKIEVYDNRVEITNPGKSVIDLWRFYDCNKSRNEKLAYYMRQLKLCEELGSGIDRIVEISELNNLFTPKFIITNEYVNAKLFREKKFEQMVEEDKINILYYHCCFRYSIEDYMTNSSLRNRFLLDNSKPSTDRISNLIKKAKNMKLIKVGPNKSYIPFWAE from the coding sequence ATGAGTTTAAATAATAATGAAATTGGAAATATTATAGAATATCTTAAACAAAATAATTCAGAAACAACTTGGATAGAGGTAAAAGAAAATAAAATAGAAGTTGATAAATTAGGAGAAACAATATCAGCAATTGCAAATTCGTGTTTATTAGATGATAAAGATTATGGATATATTATTATAGGAATTAAAGATAAAACTTGGGAAATTCTTGGAACTTCAAATAGATTATCTGAATATCATTTAAAAGGAGGTCAAGAAGTAAAGTTATATATTTCAACTATGCTTTTGCCACGAATAAATTTTGAATTTATTGATGATTATATAATTGATAATAAAAAGATATCCATAATTAAAATTCCTAGTGCAACACATACACCTATAAGTTACAAAAATGAAATATACCTAAGAATAGGTTCAAATAACAAGTTAGCAAAAGAATATCCAGAACAATTAAGAATACTTTGGAACAAAACAAGTGGTTTTAATTATGAAGAAACAATTGTGAGGGAAAAACTGACAGTAGAAGAAGTTTTAAATTTTTTAGATTATAGAACTTACTTTAAAATGAAAGGTTGGGATGAAAACAAAACTTCTCAACAAATAATTGATGAAATGGAGTTAGATGGTTTTATAGTTAAAGAAGAAAATTATAAATTTTATAAAGTAAAAGCATTAGGTGCATTATTACTAGCACATAATTTAAAAGATTTTAACTTAGAAAGAAAAGCAGTTAGGATTGTAATATATAATGGGATAACTAAATCTTCAATAAGAGAACAATTAGAAGGGAAAAAAGGCTATGCTATTGGATTTGAAAATATTATAAAAGTATTAAAAAAATATTTACCACAAGAACAACGGCCTATTAATGGAAGAATGGAGGTATTTGAATTTTATCCTCAGGCTATTATTAGAGAGTTAATAGCAAATGCTATTATTCATCAAGATTTAAGTATGACTGGTTCTGAAATAAAAATAGAGGTGTATGACAATAGAGTTGAAATAACAAATCCTGGAAAATCAGTGATAGATTTATGGAGATTTTATGACTGTAATAAAAGTAGAAATGAAAAATTAGCATATTATATGAGGCAATTAAAATTGTGTGAAGAACTTGGAAGTGGAATAGACAGAATTGTAGAAATATCTGAACTAAATAATCTATTTACACCTAAATTTATTATAACAAATGAATATGTCAATGCTAAATTGTTCAGAGAAAAGAAATTTGAGCAAATGGTAGAAGAAGATAAAATAAATATTCTATACTATCATTGTTGTTTTAGATATTCAATAGAAGATTATATGACCAATTCATCTTTAAGAAATAGATTTTTATTAGATAATTCAAAACCTTCAACTGATAGAATATCAAATTTAATAAAAAAAGCTAAGAATATGAAATTAATAAAAGTAGGTCCAAATAAGAGTTATATACCGTTTTGGGCTGAATAA